A region of Deinococcus rubellus DNA encodes the following proteins:
- a CDS encoding YchJ family protein: protein MSPLPYPAFKPCPCGSRKKYAGCCAPCLSGETPAETPEALMRSRYAAYVLQDAAYLLATWHPCTRPAELRLGHTGWLGLTVRRTEGDTVSFTARYQEGGQRQSLRERSTFVQEGGRWLYLDGVEG, encoded by the coding sequence ATGTCTCCCCTGCCCTATCCGGCCTTCAAGCCCTGCCCCTGCGGCTCCAGAAAAAAGTACGCCGGGTGCTGCGCTCCGTGCCTGAGCGGCGAAACGCCCGCCGAGACACCCGAAGCTTTGATGCGCTCGCGCTATGCGGCCTACGTGCTGCAAGACGCTGCCTATCTCCTCGCCACCTGGCACCCCTGCACCCGCCCTGCCGAGCTGCGCCTGGGGCACACCGGGTGGCTGGGCCTCACCGTGCGCCGCACCGAGGGCGACACCGTCAGCTTCACCGCCCGCTATCAGGAGGGCGGCCAGCGTCAGTCACTCCGGGAGCGCAGCACCTTCGTGCAGGAGGGTGGGCGCTGGCTCTATCTGGACGGAGTGGAAGGCTAG
- a CDS encoding methyltransferase domain-containing protein, whose protein sequence is MWNPQQYLQFQTERDRPFFDLLAQVEGEPQVVADLGCGTGHLTAALSQRWPEAEVVGIDSSAEMLERARQHTSARLSFQQGNLQSWRPERAPGLLISNAALQWVAGHAALIPRLAGLVASGGTFAFQVPGNFTAPSHTLLAEVLSRPRWSTALSEGRDKAALGSFGPAEYTDLLAPLGFTVNAWETTYLHLLPNPPQGGSAVLEWVKGTALRPVLAQLSAPDAADFLAEYGAELIRAYPARSYGTPLEFRRIFVVAHRR, encoded by the coding sequence ATGTGGAACCCGCAGCAGTACCTTCAGTTTCAGACCGAGCGTGACCGGCCCTTTTTCGATCTGCTGGCGCAGGTGGAAGGTGAGCCGCAGGTGGTGGCCGACCTCGGCTGCGGCACCGGGCACCTCACCGCCGCACTCTCACAGCGCTGGCCGGAAGCAGAAGTGGTAGGCATAGACAGCAGCGCCGAGATGCTTGAGCGGGCGCGTCAGCACACCTCGGCCAGGCTGAGCTTCCAGCAGGGCAATCTTCAAAGCTGGCGACCCGAGCGCGCGCCGGGTCTGCTGATCAGCAACGCGGCGCTGCAATGGGTGGCCGGTCACGCCGCGCTGATCCCCCGCCTGGCCGGACTGGTCGCTTCCGGCGGCACTTTCGCCTTTCAGGTGCCGGGCAACTTCACCGCGCCGAGCCATACGCTGCTGGCCGAGGTGCTGTCACGTCCAAGGTGGTCAACCGCCCTGAGCGAGGGCCGCGATAAGGCGGCGCTGGGCAGCTTCGGCCCCGCCGAATACACCGACCTGCTCGCGCCGCTGGGCTTTACCGTCAACGCCTGGGAAACCACCTACCTGCACCTGCTGCCCAACCCGCCGCAGGGCGGCAGCGCGGTACTGGAATGGGTCAAGGGCACGGCGCTCAGGCCGGTGCTGGCGCAACTCAGCGCGCCCGATGCCGCCGACTTTCTGGCCGAGTACGGCGCAGAACTTATCAGGGCGTATCCGGCCCGCAGCTACGGCACGCCCTTGGAGTTCCGGCGAATTTTCGTGGTCGCCCACCGGCGCTAA